Proteins from a single region of Scytonema millei VB511283:
- the parA gene encoding ParA family partition ATPase codes for MVTSIVNQKGGVGKTTLAIHISHALVLKGFKVLLVDADPQGSARDWAAARDALPPFPVVGLDRPTIHRDLPTLMKDFDHAVIDGPPRVSDLARSAIIAADLVVVPIQPSPYDVWAADEIIKLIQEASVFKEKLKSVFVINRKIVKSAIGRDVVEALEQYPIPVLNTTISQRVAFAESAATGSTVLETDSKGAAAKEVMALVNELMSLGV; via the coding sequence ATGGTGACATCGATCGTTAATCAAAAAGGCGGCGTTGGCAAAACGACGCTGGCTATCCATATCAGTCATGCACTGGTACTCAAGGGCTTCAAGGTTCTACTGGTAGATGCCGATCCGCAGGGTTCAGCCCGTGATTGGGCGGCGGCGAGGGATGCCTTGCCACCGTTTCCCGTGGTTGGGTTAGACCGTCCGACGATTCACCGCGACCTACCAACATTAATGAAAGACTTCGACCATGCTGTGATTGACGGTCCGCCGCGAGTTTCCGATCTAGCCCGCAGCGCGATTATTGCCGCAGATTTAGTCGTGGTTCCCATCCAGCCTTCGCCCTACGATGTTTGGGCAGCGGATGAAATTATCAAGCTGATTCAAGAAGCTTCCGTATTTAAAGAAAAACTGAAATCTGTATTTGTAATTAATCGTAAAATCGTAAAATCAGCTATTGGCAGGGATGTAGTAGAAGCGCTCGAACAATACCCCATACCCGTGCTGAATACCACTATCAGCCAGCGGGTAGCATTTGCTGAGTCTGCTGCTACTGGTAGCACGGTTTTAGAAACTGACAGTAAAGGCGCAGCCGCCAAGGAAGTGATGGCACTGGTGAACGAACTAATGAGTTTAGGAGTGTAG
- a CDS encoding Fic family protein, which yields MNSFFPGSFERQPITQNLLRTIRLIGEYKGKQELFKQQSPQVLETLQLAAIIQSTESSNRIEGVVAPLQRILALVAQKTTPMNRSEQEIAGYRDVLDTIHANYERMPFNTGLVLQLHRDLYRFLPGSGGQWKSADNKITETRPDGTTAVRFEPVSAFLTPTAMAQLHERFNTSSQADEVEPLLLIPTYVLDFLCIHPFRDGNGRMARLLTLLLLYQAGYEVGRYISLEQIVERTRESYYDTLYQSSVGWHDRQHTLLPWWEYFLGVVLAAYREFEQRVGTVTASRGAKREIVLDVVARLPNQFQYADVERACPGVSRPTINRALAELRESGQIRCIKPGRDAVWEKTRSLRD from the coding sequence ATGAATTCCTTTTTCCCAGGCTCGTTCGAGCGCCAGCCCATTACTCAAAATCTACTGCGTACCATCCGGCTGATTGGCGAGTACAAAGGCAAGCAGGAGCTATTCAAACAACAGTCGCCCCAAGTCTTGGAGACATTGCAGCTTGCAGCCATCATTCAAAGCACCGAATCATCCAATCGCATCGAGGGGGTTGTTGCGCCGCTCCAACGCATACTAGCACTGGTGGCGCAGAAGACCACGCCGATGAACCGCTCCGAGCAAGAGATTGCTGGGTATCGCGATGTACTCGACACCATTCATGCTAACTACGAGCGGATGCCTTTTAATACTGGCTTAGTATTACAACTGCACCGAGATCTATATCGGTTTCTACCAGGGTCGGGCGGTCAGTGGAAGTCAGCTGACAACAAAATCACTGAGACTCGTCCTGACGGCACTACCGCCGTGCGCTTTGAACCCGTCAGTGCTTTTCTCACGCCAACCGCGATGGCGCAGTTACACGAACGCTTTAACACTTCTTCGCAAGCAGATGAAGTAGAGCCATTGCTCCTAATTCCCACCTATGTGCTAGATTTTCTCTGCATTCACCCATTCCGCGACGGCAACGGTCGCATGGCTCGTCTCCTAACCTTGTTATTACTCTACCAAGCGGGCTATGAAGTCGGTCGATACATTAGTCTGGAGCAGATTGTCGAGCGAACTAGAGAGAGTTATTACGACACCCTGTATCAGTCCTCCGTGGGCTGGCACGACCGACAACACACGCTACTCCCGTGGTGGGAATATTTTCTCGGTGTCGTTCTCGCGGCTTACCGAGAATTTGAGCAGCGCGTTGGTACGGTGACGGCAAGCCGAGGTGCAAAGCGCGAGATTGTATTGGATGTGGTAGCACGATTGCCCAATCAATTCCAATATGCAGATGTTGAGCGTGCTTGCCCTGGCGTGAGTCGCCCTACAATCAACCGAGCTTTAGCCGAGCTGCGTGAATCAGGTCAAATCCGCTGCATTAAGCCAGGTCGAGATGCGGTTTGGGAAAAAACACGATCGCTGAGGGATTAA